A window of Nonomuraea angiospora genomic DNA:
GCGAGCCGGGGCCGAGAGCGCCGCACGGTCCGGTGTGCGGATCCTGCTCGAGACCCATGACGCCTTCCTCACCGGACGCGCCGTCGCCGGAGTGCTCGACCAGGTCGGCTCCCCGCACGTCGGAGCCCTCTGGGACGTGGTCAACCCGTGGCGCGCGGGCGAGCCCCCGGCCGTCACGGCCGAGGCGCTGCGTCCCTGGCTGGCCCACGTCCAGGTCAAGGACGTCGCCTCCGTCACCGATCTCGCGCCCGTGCTGCCGGGCGCCGGAGCCGTGCCCCTCGACGCGTTCGCCGGGGAACTGGCCCGTCTCGGCTATGGCGGCTGGACCTCCCTGGAGTGGGAGGCCGCCTGGTACCCGCAGGCCGCGCCCCTGTATGAGGCCCTGTCCGCCTTCCGCTCGCTGACGTTGGAGCACATCCGATGATCGAGAACCTGAACGATCTGCGCGAAGCGCTCAGCGCCCCCTCCGAGGCCGTGGCCGACGGCCTCGCCCGCACCGAAGGCGACCTGATGCTGCTGGGCGCCGGAGGCAAGATCGGCCCCGGCCTCGCGGTGATGGCCCGCCGCGCCCTCGACGCCCGCGGTTCCACCGCCCGGGTCATCGCCGTCGCACGCACCCTCTCCGGCGACGACGAGACGTTCATGAAGCAGGCCGGAGTGGAGATCGTCCGGGCCGACCTGCTCGACCACGCCGACCTGGCCCGCCTGCCCGAGGCCGAGCGCGTCGTCTACCTGGCCGGACGCAAGTTCGGCACGCACGGCTCCGAACCCGGCACCTGGGCGCTCAACACCTACCTGCCGGGACGCGTCATGCGGCGCTTCCCCGCATCGCGCGTCGTCGCCTTCTCCACCGGAAATGTCTACCCCCTGGTACCGGTGACCAGCGGCGGAGCCGACGAGACCACCCCTGCGAGCCCTGTCGGCGAATACGCGCAGTCCTGCCTGGGCCGCGAACGCGTCATCGAGCACTTCTCGCGCGCCCAGGGCACCCCGGCCGCCATCGTCCGCCTGAACTACGCCGTCGAGATGCGCTACGGCGTCCTGCTCGAACTGGCGCAGGCCGTCCTCCGGGGCGAGCCGATCGACCTGGCGACGGGCAGCGTCAACGTCATCTGGCAGGGCGACGTCAACGCCATGACGCTGAGCCTCTTCGAGCACTGCGCCACCCCGCCGCTGATCCTCAACATGGCCGGACCCGAGACCGCGTCGGTCCGCTGGCTGGCCGGGCAGCTGGCCGCGCGCCTCGGGGTCACGCCGCGCTTCACCGGTGGTGAGGAGCCCACGGCCCTGCTCTCCAACGCCGCACGCTCGCACGCCCTGTTCGGCTACCCGACGGTTCCGCTGATGCGCCTCCTCGACGAGACCGCCCGCTGGGTGGCCGAGGGGGGAGCGGTGCACGGCAAGGCCACCCACTTCCAAGAACGAGAAGGACGCTTCTGATGCCAGCCATCCTGGCGCCCGCCGCAGCACGCACCCTGCTCGAAGGCGTCATCATCCCCGCACACCCCCTCGTCATCACCGCCGACGGCACGCTCGACGAGCGCCGCCAGCGAGCGCTGACCCGGTACTACCTCGACGCCGGCGCGGGCGGCCTCGCCGTCGGCGTCCACACCACCCAGTTCGGCATCCGCACGGCGGGCCTGCTGGAGCCGGTGCTGCGGCTGGCCGCGGAGGAAGCCGCCACGGCCGCCGCTCGGGCGGACGGCCCGGCCCCGGTGCTGGTCGCGGGCGTGGCAGGCGGTACGGCGGAGGCCGTCCGCGAGGCCGAGATGGCCGCCTCCCTGAGCTACGACCTGGCCATGGTCATCGTGCGCGGGCTGGACCACCTGCCTGACCGCGAGCTCGTCGCCCACCTGGCCGAGATCGGTGAGGTGCTGCCGCTGTGCGGGTTCTACCTGCAGCCGGCCGTGGGCGGTCGCGTCCTCGGCGTGGACTTCTGGCGCCAGGCGGCCCAGCTCCCGGCGCTGCGTGCGGTGAAGATCGCGCCGTTCGACCGCTACCGCACGATCGACGTGGTCCGGGCGGTCTGCGAGTCCGGCCGGGCCGAGGAGATCGCCCTGTACACCGGCAACGACGACAACATCCTCGTCGACCTGCTCACCGAGTTCTCCATCGAGGTGGACGGCGAGCCGGTGGTCAAGCGCATCGTCGGCGGCCTGCTCGGCCAGACGGCGGTGTGGACCCACCGCGCCGTCGAGCTGCTGAACCGCGCCCACGAGGCGGTCAGGAGCGGGCAGGTGGACACCGAGCTGCTCACCCTCGCCGCGCGGCTCACCGACGCCAACGGCGCGGTCTTCGACGTGGCGCACGGGTTCGCGGGCTGCATCGCCGGAGTGCACGAGGTGCTGCGCCGCCAGGGCCTGCTGGCCGAGGTACGGCTGCTCGACCCGGCCGAGGGCCTGTCGCCCGGCCAGGCCGAAGAGCTCGACCGCGTCATCGCCGCCTACCCCGAGCTGGTGGACGACGAGTTCGTCGCCCGGCACCGCGACGCGTGGCTGAAGGCGGCGTGAAGAAGATCACCGCCTTACTGGCGGCGCTGATCGTGGCCTCGGCGCCGCTTCAGGCGATGCCCTCCCCCGCCGCGGCCGCCGCCGACGGGCAGAACCTGGTGCCGAACCCCGGGTTCGAGACGACCACGCCCTCAACCGAAGCCTGCCCGGCGCCCGCCTGGTGCACACCGTGGCAGAGCTCCACCTACACGATCGACACCGCGGTGGCCGCCGAGGGCGAACGCTCGATGCGGATCGACGGCTCGCCGGCCAAGAAGATCGGCGGCTTCGTCACCGTCCCGCTCAACCAGACGACCACCCCCATCGTGCACATCTCGGCCAAGGTGAAACTGGATGCGATCACCCTGGCCGACTACACCGACTTCCCCGGCGCGGCCCGCGTCTCGCTCAGCTTCAGCTACGTCGACAGCGCGGGGAGCACCGTCTACACAGGCTCCGGCCTGCTCGGGGGCATCCTCACCGGCAGCACGGACTGGACCACCGTGCAGGGCACCTTCAAGGTGCCGCCGCTGACCACCCGGGTCCAGATCATCAACACCGTGCAGACCTCCACCGGCACCATGTGGGTGGACGACGTGCGGGTGACACCTGGATCGGCCTGGCTCTACCCCGAACGCGCCACCAAGAAGGCCGCGCCGGGCAGCGACGCGACGTTCCTCGTCACGGTCACCAACCGGCGGGCCGTGGCCGACACGCTGCGACTCGCGGTGGACCGCGGCACGGTGAGCCCGGCGGTGACCGCGCCGCTGAAGCCGGGCGAGTCCACCCTGGCCACGGTGACGGTTCCCGGCGCGGGCTCGGCCGTACTGACCGCCACGCCCAGTGGTGACGCGGCATCCGCGCGGCGGGCCACGCTCACGGTGGAGGAGGCCACCGCCAAAGGCGGCGAGCCTCGGGTCTACGCGACGCCCGCGGAGCTGGAAACCCTGCGCAAGCGCATTTCGGGGCAGCCGTGGGCGGCCAAGGCCTTCGACACCACCGTCAAGGCGGAGGCCGATGCCTGGCTGGGCAGGCCGCTGGACAAGACGGTCTTCCACGGCGGCTGGAGCGGCAACTTCAAATGCCCCGGCACCAACACCATGCTGACCTTCGACTACGACAGCCCCACGAGCCACCGGTGCCCGCTCGACGGCAAGACCTACAGCGGCGAGCCGTACGACAGCGCATGGGTGGAGATCTGGCACAACAACGCCGCGCAGGGCGCCTCCGATCTGGCGCTCGCCTACCGGGTGACAGGCGGCGAGCAGTACGCGGCCAAAGCGCGCGACATCCTGCTCTACTACGCCGATCGGTTCCTGGCGGTGCCGCTCAACCCGCTCTACGGGCGCATCCATTACCAGTCGCTGGACGAGGCGGTCGCGGCCATCGGGCTGATCGACGCCTACGACCTGATCCGCGACGGCCTCACCGAGGCCGAGCGGGTGAACATCGAGGGCAACCTGCTGCGCCCGCTGGCCGAGCTGCTGATCTCCAGCCCGATGGCGACCTCCAACTTCCAGGCGTGGACGGCCGCGGCGGTGCACGGGGCCGGCGCGGCGATCGACGACGCCGGACTGCGCGATACCGCGCTGAAGGACACCGAGTTCCTGCTGGACAAGGCGATCGTGAGCGACGGCTGGTGGTGGGAGGGCTCGGCCAGCTACCACCTGTACGCGCTCCAGGCGCTCACCCAGGTCGCCATCTCGGCGCGGGAGAAGGACTACCCGCACGATCCGCGCTTCAAGTCGATGTACACCACGCTGCTGCCGTACCTGTACCCGGACCAGACCGTACCCGCGGCCGGTGACGGCGGCACCTGGGGACGGAGGTTCGGCCCCAACTTCACGATGTTCGCCGAATGGGCCTATGCCACCTACGCCGACCCGGACTTCGCCGCCGGGCTCGGGCTGGCCTACCACAATCTCGGCCAGCCGCGGGGCGACCGGTGGGCGCTGCGGTACGGCGCCGACGAGATCCCGAAGAGCTCGGGGGTACGGCAGCGCAGCACGACCTTCCGCGGCCTGGGCGAGACCGTGCTGCGCGGCGGCGAGCCGGCCAACCTCATCCCCAACGGGGACTTCACGGAGGCGGCGCTGGAGGATGCGGGCAAGCCGGCCTCCTGGGCGCTGACCGGGACCTGGAAGAAGGGCGCCGTGACGGGCCGGGCGACCCAGACCTTCCCGGTGGACGGCACTCGCCTGTCACACCTGCGGCTGTCGGTCCTGGGCCGTGGAGCGGTCACGCTGACCTTCCTCGACGGCAAGGGCAGGAAGATCAGCGCGACCGAAGGGGAGACGGAGCTCCAGGTGCCGGTCAAGGCGCGTGCCGTACGGCTGGCCATCGACGGCGGCTTCGAGCGGCTCGACCTGTGGCCGGCCGACCTGGCCCGGGACGGCGGCTTCGAGGACGGCGGCAAGGCCTGGGCCCGCGAGGGCCGCACGGCGATCTCGCCGCTCGCCTACCGCGGCGGCTCGGCGGCGACGGCCAGGCAAGGGCGCTGGAGCAGCGACATCCCGGTCACCGGCGGCCTCGTCGGCACCGTCGAGCTGACGGCACGCGTCCAGGGGACCGGCCGGATCGAGCTGTCGTTCGTGAACAAGGACGGCACGACCACCGAGCCCGTCTCCACGGCCTTCCTGGGCACCTGGAAGGCGGTCGCGGCGCGCGGCGCGGTTCCGCGTGAGGCGGTCGCGGCACGGGTGGCGCTCGTCTCGGACAGGGGCGTGGGCTTCTTCGACGACGTCGCCCTGCTGTACGGCTCGGCGGTGGACCCCTTCCAGGCCGACGCGATCCGGATGGACCACGGCATCCCGGGCGGCAGCCATGGTCACGCCGACAAGCTCCACATCGACGTGACCGGCGGCGGGCTGCAGTCGACCGACCTCGGGATGGTCTACGGCTCCGACAACGCCGACCTGACCAACAACTGGTACCGCGAGACCGTCTCGCACAACACGGTCGTCGTGGACGGGCGGAGCCAGGACCGGGCCATGCGCGGCTCGCTGAACTTCTTCGGCACCACACCCGGGCTGCGGGTGGCCGACGCCGGGGCCAAGGACGGGGACGTGGCCATCCGCCGTGCGGACCTGATGACCGACCGTTACACGCTCGACGTGTTCGACGCCTCGGGAAGCACCGCGCACCGCTACGACCAGTCGTGGCACGGGCAGGGAACGCTGGAGGTCGGCGGGCCCGCCATGACGCCGCCGCCCTGCGGCGACTGCGTGCTGGACCCGGCCGACACCGACTTCGGCTACCACCGGCTCAAGCGGGTCGCCGAGGGCACCGCGGCGGACGGGCGGTGGAAGGCGCAGTGGACCTCCGACACGGGGGTGCTCTCGCTGCGGTCGCTGGAGCCGGTCTCGACCGGAGTCCTGCACACCAGCGGGCCGGGCGAGGCCACCACCGGCCGGCCCATTCCGTTCCTGCTGGCCAGGCGGGAGGGGGCGGCGAAGACGCGGTTCACCACGCTGATCGAGACCCGCTCGCCGGCTGACCGGCCGGCCGTGAGCGACGGCCGGCGGATCGCCGACGGGCACGTCCAGGTCGACCTGGCCGACGGTGTCCGCGACGACGTGCTCTTCGACTCCGGCTACGCGCTGCTCAGACGGGCCGCGAACGGTTCACCGGTCAGTGTGGACCTGATGCGCCGCGCCGCGGTCTCCGTGGACGGCGTCGACTGGGTCAAGGTCTCGCGGCCGATCGAGCGGGCGTCGGTGGCCTACGCCGGGTCCGAGCTGCGGCTGACGGTGCCGCGCGGAGAGCCCGGACGGTATGAGATTTCGGTTCACGCGCCGGGCGTACGCGATGTCACCCTCAACACGCGCTCCGTTGAATTCGCCCGGTCCGGTGACATGATCACCGTCGCCGTCACCGTCTCCTAGGAGCTCGCCATGGCAGCGCACCTGCGGCCCTACCATCCTGCCGACCTGGCCGGGATCTACCGGGTGTGCCTGCTCGTCGACGGGGCGGGCCGGGCGGAGGCACCCCGCTTCCACGCCCCCGACCTGCCCGGTCACCTCTACGCGGGGCCGTACGCGGTCGCCGATCCCGGCCTGGCCTTCGTCGTCGCCGACGAGCACGGGATCGGCGGCTACATCGTCGCCACCGCGTGCACCGAGGAGTTCCTCGGGTGGGCCCGCGAGCACTGGTGGCCGGTGCTGCGCGAGCAGTACCCCCGCCATCGCGACCCCGGCGACGGCACCCTCGACCACCGGTACGTCGATGTGATCCACGACTACCCGGACGCGCCCCGGCCCTGGTTCGCCAGCCACCCGGCCCAGGCGCACATCAAGCTCACCGCGCGGCTGCAGGGCAGCGGCTGGGGCCACCGCCTCATGTCAGCCCTGATCGCGTCGTTGCGGGAACGGCAGGTGCCCGGCCTGCACCTCGGCGTCGCCGAGACCAACGGCCGGGCCCTGGCCTTCTACGCCGCGCTCGGCTTCACCGAAGCCGAGCGTCACCCCTGGGGACGCACGCTCGTCCTCGATCTCTGAACAGGAGCCAGCTCATGAGAGGAAAAGTCCTCACCGCACTCGTCTCCTTATTCGCCCTCGTCCCCGGCACCGCCCTGGCCGCACCCCGCGTCAACACCTTCGAACGGCCCGAGCGGGGCAGCGCCTACACCCTGAGCCAGTGGGCGGCCGACGGGTGGAGCGCCCCCTGGCAGGAGGGCATGGACACCCGTACCTGGATCGACGGTTACAACTTCAACCACTCGGGCGGCAAGTCGCTGCGCGTCTTCTACCCCAAGGGCAAGATCGGACCGGCCGACTCCGGCGCCCAGGCGCCGCTCGCGCTGAGCCCGGCCCGCGAGTACTACCTGTCCTACTGGGCGCGCTACAGCAGCGACTTCAGCTGGGGCACCACGGAGTTCGCCGGGAAACTGGGACTCGGCCTGGCGGGCGGCAAGGCGTGCTCGGGAGGCCAGGTCTGCGACGGCTACAACGGCTTCAGCTCGCGTATGATCTGGCGGCGCGACAACGGCCAAGCGGCGATTTACTACTACCACATGGGTCACGCCGGGCAGTACGGCGACTACGCCGTGCTCAAACGCAACGGCGCCGACATCCTCTATCCGCGCGGGGAATGGTTCAACATCGTCCAGCGCCTCAAGGTCAACACCGTCACCAACGGTAACGCCAACCCCGACGGCGAGATCGAGATCTTCTACAACGGCGTCTCCGCCGCCACCGTCACCGGGCTGCGCTTCGTGCGCAACGGCGACCTGATCGACAGGGCCTACTTCTCCTCCTTCTTCGGCGGGGCGGACACCACTTTCGCACCTGCCAACGACTCCTGGATCTGGTACGACGACCTCAAGGTGTCGACCAACCGGGCCGACATCTGCGAGCTGGCGCCCGGCGGCTGCCACACCCGGACCTTCCAGGCCGAGAGCTACAGCGCGATGAAGGGCGTGATCACCGAGCCCACGCCCGACACGGGTGGCGGGCAGCACGTCGGCTCCTTCGACAGCACCGACTGGATCGCCTTCGGCGGGGTCACCATCCCGTCGGCCGGTCGTTACCTGGTGGAGTACCGCGTCGCGTCGCCGCACGACGGCGGGGTGATCTCGCTGGACATCAACGAAGGCGCCACGCCGCTCGGAAACGTCGACTTGCCGAACACCGGGAGCTGGTCGAGCTACCGGACGATCTCCCGTGAAGTCGACCTACCCGCCGGGACACACCAGTTCGGCGTCTACGCGGCGACGGGCGGCTTCAACCTCAACTGGTGGAAGATCACCCGGCTCTACTGAACCGCCACGAGGTGGCACTCGAACAGGCCGTGATGGTGCGCGGCCTGTTCGGGGCCGCAACACGCCCTGCCGGGGAGGCCGGCGTCGTCCGCGCACTGCCGTCGATCCCTTCCGAGACCTGTGAGGAAAGCCGCATGAGCCTCGTCCCCTTGCCCGCCGCCGTGATCCCGGCCTATGGAGTCTTCGCCCTCACCGCGGAAACCGGCCTGACCGCGCCGGACGCCCTGCATGGAGTCCTGGCATGGTTACAGGGAACCCTGCGCGCGGGGACCCGGCTACCCCTGCGCGAGTCGGCGTCCGGATCGATCCGGCTGGAACTCGCCCCGGATCTCGCCCCCGAGTCCTACCGTCTGCGGGTCACCCCCGACCACGTGCGCATCGAGGGCGGCGACCCCGCAGGCGTGTTCTACGGCTGCCAGACGCTGCTGCAGCTGCTCCCGCCCGCCGTACACCGACGGTCATGCACAGCCCCCGGCACGGAGTGGGTCATCGGCGCGACCACCATCACCGACGCGCCGCGCTTTCCGTGGCGCGGAGTCCTGCTCGACGTCGCACGGCACTTCATGCCGGTGCACGACGTGCTCAGGTTCATCGACCAGATGGCGGCGCACCGGCTCAACCGGCTCCACCTCCACCTCACCGACGACCAGGGCTGGCGTCTGGAGATCCGGCGTTACCCCCGTCTGACCTCGGTGGGAGGGTGGCGTACGGAGACCCAGATCGGTTCCGGGCCGGACGCGGGGACCGATGGCCGGCCGCACGGCGGCTATTACACCCATGACGACATCCGCGAGATCGTCGCCTATGCCGCCGGACGGTTCGTCACGGTGGTGCCGGAGATCGAGATGCCCGGCCATGTCCGCGCCGCCCTGGCCGCCTACCCCGAACTCGGCGCCGGGGCCGAGCGGCTGCCGGTGTGGACCCGCTGGGGCATCGACGATCACGTGCTCAACGCCGAGGAGCACACCGTCAGGTTCTTCTGCGACGTGTTCGACGAGGTGATCGAGCTGTTCCCGTCGCCGTATGTCTGCGTGGGCGGCGACGAGGCCCCGAAGACCCGCCTGCGTCACGATCCGGCCTCGCGGGCCAGAGCCGCCGAACTCGGGCTCGACAGCGTGGACCGGTTGCCGGGATGGTTCCTGGGGCGCATCGGCCGTCACCTGGCCGGGCGCGGCCGCCGCCTGCTCGGCTGGGACGACCTGCTCGAAGGCGACCTGCCGGTCGATGCGACGCTCCTGTCCTGGCGCGGCATGTCCGGCGCCGTCGTCGCGGCCCGCCGGGGGCACGATGTGATCAGCTGCCCCGACAACTACGCCTACCTCGACTACCGGCAGTCGGACCTGGACACGGAGCCGATACCGCAGTCCGTCGTCCTGGACCTCGACCGCGTCTACGCCTTCGAGCCCGTGCCCGCGGAGCTCTCTCCCGAGGAAGCCAGGCATGTGATCGGAGGCCAGGCCAACATCTGGACGGAGTACATGGACTCCCGACGTGTGGTCGACTATTTCGCCTTTCCCCGCCTGGCGGCGATCGCGGAAGTCCTGTGGACTCCGGCCCCTCTGCGTGACCTGCCCGGTTTCCGCGGGCGCATGGAAACCCACCTGCTGCGCCTGGAGGCCATGGGAATCGAGTTCCGCCGGCCGCAGGGCCCGAAACCGTGGCAGCAGCGGCCCGGGATCGCCGGACGCCCCAGGACCGAGGAGGAACGCGACGCCCACATCGCCCGCATCACCGGCCGGTCATAGGCGTTGACGCTGCTTGATCCTGGCGATCCCTGGCCGCGCGCCGGGCCGCGCCGATGGCCTCCGCCGATGGCCTCGGCGGGCACCGATCGGGCCGGGCGGGTGAGGACGCGGCGGACGGTATCCGCGGGCACCTTGGGCTCGCGGTCCTCGGTGAGCAGCCCGTTCGGCTCCTGCTCGGTGTCCGTCAGCCGGGTCCAGCAGAGGCCGGCCGGCTCCGGGTTGTCCAGTACCGCGTCCACGAGCTGCCGGAACCTCTCGGCCGGTTCCTCGGTGGAGCCGACGGTGGCGTACCCGTGCCAGGGCTCGTCCCGCGCCGGGCGGAGGCTGGTCCCGCCGCTCGCGGACAGCACCACCGGCCGGCGATACGGTTCCCATGGGGGCTCCGGTCCGTCTTCATGCGATGCCGACCGGCCTCGATCGAGGCTCCGCATGTTTGCGCAAACTTAAGCTCGGCACCTGTCATCGTCGAGACCGCTGTTGTGAGGTTCGGAGAGGTTGCGCTCCACCTCGATATATCCGCATGTCCAGCCACTCTAAGAGAATGCAACGATGTTTGCGGAAACATCAACCATGGCTATCACCCTCCAGAGATGCCGCTGTACTCTGTCGGCGACGACGAAGGGAGACGACCCGGCATGGCTCGACTACCGGGGACGAGAGCGTCAGGCGGCCCGTCGATGGCGGACGTCGCCAAGCTCGCCGGCGTCTCGGGCCAGACCGTGTCCCGGGTCGTGAACGGCAACGACCGGGTGACCGCCGACACCAGACTCAAGGTCGAGACGGCCATGAGACAGCTCGGCTACCGCGCCAACATCGCCGCGCGGGCGCTGGCCACCGGCCGGTTCGGCACGATCGGCGTCGTCATGTTCAACCTCAGCGCCGTGCTCAACGTCTGCATCCTCGAGGCCGTCGTGACCGGCGCCCAGGCCCGCGGCTACTCGGTGAGCGTCGCGATGGTCGACGGCCCGACCGAGAAGGACATCCGCGCCGCCGTCCGCGGCCTCACCGACCGTGCGGTGGACGGCGTGATCGTGATCGAGGCCCGGGTGCTCGACACCCCGCAACTGCACCTCCCCGAGGAGGTGCCCGTGGTGATCGCCGACAGCAGGGCGGCGCACCGGCACCCCACCTTCGGCATGGACGAGGCCGCCGGCGTCCGCGCCGCCGTGGACCACCTGCTCGGGCTCGGCCACGCCACCGTGCACCACGTGGCCGGACCGACCGGCTCGAACCCGGCACAGCGACGCAGGGCTGCCTGGCAGCGGCTGCTGAAACGCTCGGGCCGCGCCGTCCCCCCACCCGCCGTCGGCGACTGGTCCCCGCAGTCGGGGTACGACGCCGCACGCCGCCTGCTGGCCGGCGACGACGTGAGCGCCGTCTTCGCCGCCAACGACCAGATGGCCGCGGGCGTGCTCAGGGCCGCCGCCGAGCTGGGCCGCAAGGTGCCGGACGACCTGAGCGTCGTCGGCTTCGACGACCTCGACTTCACACCGTTCCTCGCCCCGCCGCTGACGACCGTCCGCCAGGACCTCGCGGCGGTGGGACGCCGCTGCCTCGAACACCTGATCGCGCGGATCGAGGCGCCGCCCGGGATCGAGGCGGCCCAGCCCGCCAGCAGGTTCGTCCGCCCGGAACTCGTGATCAGAGCGTCCACCGCGCCCCCACGCCGCTGAGCCCGCCGCCACGGCCATTGACAGGCCGATCAAGTTAGCGCAAACATGACTTCGCGGATGTGCCACCGACACTGTGGCCAGGTTCCTCCGCCCCTCTCCCCCGCACTTCTCCGAGCCCCAGGGAGCAAGGCCCCATGCCGCTTCGCCGACTATCGATCATCGCGCTGACCGCCGTCCTCGCCGCCTCGGCCACCACGCACACCGCCGCCGCCGCTGAAGGCAGGCCTGTGAAACTTGCGTACGGCGCCCTGGGCGCCAACTTCAACCAGAACCTCGACGCGCTGGACTACCGGGAGCTTCGCGAGGCCAAGGCCCGATGGGTCCGCGGGTTCTTCCCGATGCCCGCCACCGACCAGGGCGATCCCGCCGCGCACTTCGCGATCCGCACCATCACCCAGGCAGCCGGGCGAGGCCACGACACCATCCTCAGCCTGAAGTTCCCCTACGACCGGACCTCCTTCCCCGCGCCCGGCAGCGCCCGGATGGCCGCCGAACTGGCCCGCCTGGACCGGGTCCTGCCCACTGTGCTGAACAAGGTGGACATCATCACGATCGGCAACGAGCCGTTCATCGAGAGCCTGCCCGCCGAGCGCGACGCGCGGCTCAACGAGTTCTACGAGACCGTCGCCCGACACGTGATCGACTACAGGCGCCAGCACTGCGGCGCGGACTGCCGCACCGTGCTCTACATGGGCGCGCTGAACCGGCTCGACCTGCCCGACCGCCGCACGCCGGCGGCCGAGCGCTGGATGACCTTCGTCCGCGAGACGCCGGAGATCGAGGGCGTCGACATCCACCCGCACGTGCCCTCGCCCCAGGCCGTCCAGCCGTTCCTCGACTACATCCTGCCGCGGATGCGCCCGCAACAGACGTTCCTCGTCACCGAGTTCTCCCTCGTGCATCACTGGAGACAGCACCTGCGCGACACCGTCGCCACCAAGTTCGCACAGCAGTACGGCTTCGCCCCGGACACCCAGGTCTGGCAGGTGATCAAGGCCGCCATCAACAAGCCGTTCAGCGAGCGGAAGTGGGACGACTTCCTGACCAGCAGCCCGTGGTTCACCAGTCAGGCCGGCTTCCTGCGCGACCAGATGAAGCTGTACCGGAGCACCGGGCGGCTGGCGGTCGCCACCTACGCCTTCAAGCAGGACGATGCGATGGTCGAGGACTTCGGCCCTGACAAAACCCCGTGGCTGCTCAACAGCGTGTACGCCCCCTACACCGTGCAGCCCCGCGGCGCCATGTCGGGGCGCGGCTACTGGCTCGACGACTTCCGCGCGCTGCAACAGCGCTGACCACCATCACCAGTGCGCTGTCCGCGGCCGGCTACGATCCTCGGTGGCGACCAGGACGTCGAGGAGCAGCTCCTGCAGCTCGGCCCGGGCCGCGCACGGGCTCCTCGTACGGGTGGCCGCTGGTTGCGGTACTCGCACAGCGCCCAGCCCCTGACCGGCGATGTCACCGACGTCCACGCTGATGGGCAACGGCGTCCATCACCGCGCTCCTACCGCTGATCGGTCGAGCCGCTCTCAGCCCTTGGCCATGGAGTCCAGCAACCAGTTGTATCGCAGGCGCAGTGCGCGCTCCCAACCGGCCGCCGCGGCACCGACCGCGAGCGTGATGTTGAGCCATCCC
This region includes:
- a CDS encoding sugar phosphate isomerase/epimerase family protein, producing the protein MSGRLAFSTLGCPGAPVEQVIELAREHGCEGIELRCATGEILPPAAADAEARTVGARFAEAGIEIVCLASYVQVGMPGEEAALARHLELARLAGASFVRVFGGDPDDPGVAAHAVTTLRAGAESAARSGVRILLETHDAFLTGRAVAGVLDQVGSPHVGALWDVVNPWRAGEPPAVTAEALRPWLAHVQVKDVASVTDLAPVLPGAGAVPLDAFAGELARLGYGGWTSLEWEAAWYPQAAPLYEALSAFRSLTLEHIR
- a CDS encoding GNAT family N-acetyltransferase, which encodes MAAHLRPYHPADLAGIYRVCLLVDGAGRAEAPRFHAPDLPGHLYAGPYAVADPGLAFVVADEHGIGGYIVATACTEEFLGWAREHWWPVLREQYPRHRDPGDGTLDHRYVDVIHDYPDAPRPWFASHPAQAHIKLTARLQGSGWGHRLMSALIASLRERQVPGLHLGVAETNGRALAFYAALGFTEAERHPWGRTLVLDL
- a CDS encoding NAD-dependent epimerase/dehydratase family protein is translated as MIENLNDLREALSAPSEAVADGLARTEGDLMLLGAGGKIGPGLAVMARRALDARGSTARVIAVARTLSGDDETFMKQAGVEIVRADLLDHADLARLPEAERVVYLAGRKFGTHGSEPGTWALNTYLPGRVMRRFPASRVVAFSTGNVYPLVPVTSGGADETTPASPVGEYAQSCLGRERVIEHFSRAQGTPAAIVRLNYAVEMRYGVLLELAQAVLRGEPIDLATGSVNVIWQGDVNAMTLSLFEHCATPPLILNMAGPETASVRWLAGQLAARLGVTPRFTGGEEPTALLSNAARSHALFGYPTVPLMRLLDETARWVAEGGAVHGKATHFQEREGRF
- a CDS encoding dihydrodipicolinate synthase family protein gives rise to the protein MPAILAPAAARTLLEGVIIPAHPLVITADGTLDERRQRALTRYYLDAGAGGLAVGVHTTQFGIRTAGLLEPVLRLAAEEAATAAARADGPAPVLVAGVAGGTAEAVREAEMAASLSYDLAMVIVRGLDHLPDRELVAHLAEIGEVLPLCGFYLQPAVGGRVLGVDFWRQAAQLPALRAVKIAPFDRYRTIDVVRAVCESGRAEEIALYTGNDDNILVDLLTEFSIEVDGEPVVKRIVGGLLGQTAVWTHRAVELLNRAHEAVRSGQVDTELLTLAARLTDANGAVFDVAHGFAGCIAGVHEVLRRQGLLAEVRLLDPAEGLSPGQAEELDRVIAAYPELVDDEFVARHRDAWLKAA
- a CDS encoding alginate lyase family protein, translated to MKKITALLAALIVASAPLQAMPSPAAAAADGQNLVPNPGFETTTPSTEACPAPAWCTPWQSSTYTIDTAVAAEGERSMRIDGSPAKKIGGFVTVPLNQTTTPIVHISAKVKLDAITLADYTDFPGAARVSLSFSYVDSAGSTVYTGSGLLGGILTGSTDWTTVQGTFKVPPLTTRVQIINTVQTSTGTMWVDDVRVTPGSAWLYPERATKKAAPGSDATFLVTVTNRRAVADTLRLAVDRGTVSPAVTAPLKPGESTLATVTVPGAGSAVLTATPSGDAASARRATLTVEEATAKGGEPRVYATPAELETLRKRISGQPWAAKAFDTTVKAEADAWLGRPLDKTVFHGGWSGNFKCPGTNTMLTFDYDSPTSHRCPLDGKTYSGEPYDSAWVEIWHNNAAQGASDLALAYRVTGGEQYAAKARDILLYYADRFLAVPLNPLYGRIHYQSLDEAVAAIGLIDAYDLIRDGLTEAERVNIEGNLLRPLAELLISSPMATSNFQAWTAAAVHGAGAAIDDAGLRDTALKDTEFLLDKAIVSDGWWWEGSASYHLYALQALTQVAISAREKDYPHDPRFKSMYTTLLPYLYPDQTVPAAGDGGTWGRRFGPNFTMFAEWAYATYADPDFAAGLGLAYHNLGQPRGDRWALRYGADEIPKSSGVRQRSTTFRGLGETVLRGGEPANLIPNGDFTEAALEDAGKPASWALTGTWKKGAVTGRATQTFPVDGTRLSHLRLSVLGRGAVTLTFLDGKGRKISATEGETELQVPVKARAVRLAIDGGFERLDLWPADLARDGGFEDGGKAWAREGRTAISPLAYRGGSAATARQGRWSSDIPVTGGLVGTVELTARVQGTGRIELSFVNKDGTTTEPVSTAFLGTWKAVAARGAVPREAVAARVALVSDRGVGFFDDVALLYGSAVDPFQADAIRMDHGIPGGSHGHADKLHIDVTGGGLQSTDLGMVYGSDNADLTNNWYRETVSHNTVVVDGRSQDRAMRGSLNFFGTTPGLRVADAGAKDGDVAIRRADLMTDRYTLDVFDASGSTAHRYDQSWHGQGTLEVGGPAMTPPPCGDCVLDPADTDFGYHRLKRVAEGTAADGRWKAQWTSDTGVLSLRSLEPVSTGVLHTSGPGEATTGRPIPFLLARREGAAKTRFTTLIETRSPADRPAVSDGRRIADGHVQVDLADGVRDDVLFDSGYALLRRAANGSPVSVDLMRRAAVSVDGVDWVKVSRPIERASVAYAGSELRLTVPRGEPGRYEISVHAPGVRDVTLNTRSVEFARSGDMITVAVTVS